Within the Marinifilum sp. JC120 genome, the region CCTTACTGTCGGAGAGAATAAGCATATTACTTGTCTTGCACTTTTTTCTTCCCTGGTAACCAACTGCTTCACCGCCACGTTTGGCAGGTGTATGCGTTCCGTCTAGTTGAACAGATGACATATCTAGTGATGATTTATGTTTTTCTAGTAGTACTTGCCATAGCTTATCCCAACTACCATCTTTACACCATTTACGGTAATGGGCATAAATGCTATTCCAACTGTACTTAACTCTGAAAAATTGCTTTATTGGTATCTCACGCCACTGACAGCCTGTTTTAAGGCGATATATAATTGCTTTGACAACCTGATGGAGTTTAACCTTAGTATTATCCCATGAGTTGCCAAAAGCTAAATATGGGCTTATGTTTTTTTTAATTATTTGAG harbors:
- a CDS encoding transposase, yielding MIKKNISPYLAFGNSWDNTKVKLHQVVKAIIYRLKTGCQWREIPIKQFFRVKYSWNSIYAHYRKWCKDGSWDKLWQVLLEKHKSSLDMSSVQLDGTHTPAKRGGEAVGYQGRKKCKTSNMLILSDSK